The following are encoded together in the Oncorhynchus kisutch isolate 150728-3 linkage group LG8, Okis_V2, whole genome shotgun sequence genome:
- the LOC109895099 gene encoding cationic amino acid transporter 4 — MATCGRGCVPAVRFCQRLNRLKTLDDDLMVTSMKRCLTMVDLALLGVGGMVGSGLYVLTGTVAKDTAGPAVVLSFLIAGIASLMAALCYAEFGARVPRTGSAYMFTYVSCGEIWAFLIGWNVVLEYMIGGAAVARAWSGYLDSMFNHTIQNYTENHIMKWNVPYIAHYPDLLAAGILVVATIFITFGVRVSSWLNHIFSAVSLVVILFILVFGFVLADPVNWSQKEGGFAPFGVNGVMAGTATCFYAFVGFDVIAASSEEAKNPQRAIPMATAISLGMAATAYILVSTVLTLMVPWHSLDPNSALSDAFFRRGYSWAGYIVAVGSICAMNTVLLSNLFSLPRIVYAMAEDGLFFSFFAKVNPVTKVPVNAILVFGLLMAVMALIFDLEALVQFLSIGTLLAYTFVAASVIVLRFQPEKEKTSSKANSTTSPNSNPEPSPEVSESQIIAQDSGELKEYESFSDKLQLVEMQKTRERSAPGVLKARWEPYLGRLLGDFEPGEVVAFSVLAVMVSSVSLCAVFVFGSNQLQLPTWSIALLIVVFGSTFLLCLVIIYAHEPHVNTKTFQVPLVPFIPAASILMNVFLMLKLSPMTWIRFTVWVAAGLLVYFGYGIWHSKEGLRELQPKDMAARYVVLPSGSLVETVQSVQPNGQHDASTLHTTPSRSAEEQQAKR, encoded by the exons ATGGCGACCTGTGGGCGTGGCTGTGTCCCTGCAGTGCGTTTCTGCCAGAGGCTGAACCGACTGAAGACCCTGGATGATGACTTGATGGTGACGTCAATGAAGCGTTGCCTGACCATGGTGGACCTAGCCCTGCTGGGTGTTGGTGGTATGGTGGGCTCTGGCCTATATGTCCTGACTGGCACTGTTGCAAAGGACACCGCTGGACCTGctgtggtcctctccttcctcataGCAGGCATCGCCTCCCTGATGGCTGCCCTCTGCTATGCAGAGTTCGGAGCTCGTGTTCCCAGAACGGGCTCGGCCTACATGTTCACCTATGTTTCTTGTGGAGAGATCTGGGCCTTTCTCATTGGCTGGAACGTAGTGTTGGAGTACATGATTGGTGGAGCCGCAGTGGCGCGGGCGTGGAGTGGTTACCTGGACTCCATGTTTAACCACACCATCCAGAACTACACAGAGAACCACATAATGAAGTGGAATGTTCCCTATATcgcccactaccctgacctgctGGCTGCCGGGATTCTAGTTGTTGCCACTATCTTCATAACCTTCGGAGTGCGAGTCTCCTCTTGGCTCAACCACATCTTCTCAGCCGTTAGTCTAGTTGTCATACTCTTCATCTTGGTGTTTGGCTTCGTGCTAGCCGACCCAGTCAACTGGAGCCAGAAGGAAGGAGGTTTTGCACCGTTTGGTGTCAATGGGGTAATGGCGGGCACAGCCACCTGCTTTTACGCATTTGTTGGCTTCGACGTGATTGCAGCCTCCAGCGAGGAGGCAAAGAACCCCCAGCGAGCCATTCCCATGGCCACAGCCATTTCCCTGGGCATGGCTGCCACAGCCTATATCCTGGTCTCCACAGTCCTCACTCTCATGGTGCCTTGGCACTCGCTCGACCCAAACTCAGCCCTGTCTGACGCCTTCTTCCGCCGAGGCTACAGCTGGGCTGGCTACATTGTGGCAGTAGGGTCCATCTGTG CCATGAACACAGTGCTACTCAgcaacctcttctctctccctcggaTTGTTTACGCTATGGCGGAAGAtggcctcttcttctccttcttcgcCAAGGTCAACCCTGTCACCAAGGTCCCTGTTAATGCCATCTTGGTGTTTGGCCTCCTCATGGCCGTCATGGCCCTCATCTTTGACCTGGAGGCCCTGGTCCAGTTCCTGTCCATCGGCACCCTCCTGGCCTACACCTTTGTGGCAGCCAGTGTCATCGTGCTGCGCTTCCAGCCTGAGAAAGAGAAGACCAGTTCCAAGGCTAACTCCACTACCTCCCCCAACTCTAACCCTGAGCCCTCGCCCGAAGTCTCAGAGTCTCAGATCATAGCTCAGGACAGTGGGGAGCTGAAGGAGTATGAGTCCTTCTCAGACAAGCTGCAGCTGGTGGAGATGCAGAAGACCAGGGAACGGAGTGCCCCAGGGGTGTTGAAGGCCCGCTGGGAGCCTTACCTGGGCAGGTTGCTGGGGGACTTTGAGCCAGGGGAAGTGGTGGCCTTTTCTGTGCTGGCGGTGATGGTGAGCTCAGTGTCCCTCTGTGCCGTGTTTGTGTTTGGGAGTAACCAGCTTCAGCTGCCTACGTGGAGCATCGCCCTGCTAATAGTGGTGTTTGGCTCAACCTTCCTTCTCTGCCTGGTCATCATATATGCCCATGAACCTCATGTCAACACCAAAACCTTCCAG GTACCCTTGGTCCCATTCATTCCCGCTGCAAGCATCCTCATGAATGTGTTCCTAATGCTGAAGCTCAGCCCAATGACCTGGATCCGCTTTACTGTATGGGTGGCTGCAG GTCTGCTCGTGTATTTTGGCTATGGGATCTGGCACAGTAAGGAGGGCCTGAGGGAACTGCAGCCCAAGGATATGGCAGCCAGGTATGTGGTGCTCCCCAGTGGCAGCCTGGTAGAGACAGTCCAGTCTGTGCAGCCAAATGGACAGCATGACGCCAGCACCCTCCACACCACTCCTTCCCGGTCTGCTGAGGAGCAGCAGGCAAAGAGATGA
- the dgcr6 gene encoding protein DGCR6 produces the protein MESYPAVYEEQNDSTKQQERHYYLLSELQTLVKDLPSSFQQRLSYTTLSDLAQALIDGTVYDIVQGLLDIQHLTERNLYNQRQKLHCEHRALKQDLVRKHKEALQVCKSHNLAVMKTNQQGETEALENRVREEQRMMDEKIVVEMDQKVIDQQNTLEMAGVPGFYITTNPQELTMQINLLELILKLQQKESQSGVLS, from the exons ATGGAGAGTTATCCTGCGGTATACGAAGAGCAGAATGATTCTACAAAGCAACAAGAGAGACATTACTACTTACTTTCAGAACTACAAACCCTTGTCAAAGATTTGCCCAG CTCCTTTCAGCAGCGCCTGTCCTACACCACACTGAGTGACCTGGCTCAGGCACTCATAGATGGAACAGTGTATGATATAGTACAGGGACTCCTGGACATCCAGCACCTGACTGAGAGGAATCTGTACAACCAGAGACAAAAGCTGCACTGTGAGCATCGAG CACTCAAGCAGGATTTGGTTCGTAAGCATAAAGAAGCCCTACAGGTTTGCAAGTCCCACAACCTTGCAGTTATGAAAACCAATCAACAAGGAGAAACTGAG GCTCTGGAGAATCGAGTGAGAGAGGAGCAAAGGATGATGGATGAGAAGATTGTGGTGGAGATGGACCAAAAGGTGATAGACCAGCAGAACACCTTGGAGATGGCTGGAGTCCCAGGGTTTTACATAACCACCAATCCCCAG GAGCTGACGATGCAGATTAACCTGCTTGAACTGATACTTAAACTTCAACAGAAAGAGTCCCAGTCAGGAGTTCTGtcatga